A section of the Engystomops pustulosus chromosome 3, aEngPut4.maternal, whole genome shotgun sequence genome encodes:
- the LOC140120401 gene encoding zinc finger CCHC domain-containing protein 3-like, giving the protein MAAPCGLWRETTMASDVKNTIRLFVGPRRRESVGLKFVVCDLVEDLAGICRSDVFCLQDSPKRGLYTITFYQEDKCQDFLECLQIYKATPVLENIRFLPLFGAGERPMIVHVYNPYTDIKVVMSYLENYCDSVRGGVKQKNALGIFNCKYKLWVRLKFEPAFCSGIMHPPANFCYEGVRGSLVYPGQPRFRKNFTTYGLCSAFEKVHRCWGHRSHDDGDPSDCSFCGPEDLLFEEFPRDKNEEDEEMMKERKRVKTEEEEEQTTKPVDVNGGLVIPLL; this is encoded by the exons ATGGCGGCTCCTTGTGGTCTTTGGAGAGAGACAACGATGGCGTCTGATGTGAAGAACACCATTAGGCTCTTTGTTGGCCCCAGGAGGAGAGAATCCGTTGGCCTGAAGTTTGTTGTCTGTGACCTCGTGGAAGATCTGGCTGGAATCTGTAGATCTGATGTCTTCTGCCTCCAGGATTCTCCTAAGCGAGGTCTGTACACCATCACCTTCTACCAGGAGGACAAGTGCCAGGACTTCCTCGAATGTTTACAGATCTACAAGGCCACCCCTGTGCTGGAGAACATCCGGTTCTTGCCTTTGTTTGGAGCTGGAGAACGTCCGATGATTGTCCATGTCTACAACCCCTACACTGACATTAAGGTGGTGATGAGCTACTTGGAGAATTACTGTGACTCCGTACGTGGTGGGGTCAAGCAGAAGAACGCCCTGGGAATATTCAACTGTAAATACAAGTTGTGGGTTCGCCTGAAGTTTGAACCTGCTTTTTGTTCGGGCATAATGCACCCCCCAGCAAACTTCTGCTATGAGGGTGTACGAGGTTCCCTGGTCTATCCAGGGCAGCCACGATTTAGGAAGAACTTCACGACTTATGGGCTTTGCTCGGCGTTCGAGAAGGTTCATCGATGTTGGGGACACCggtcccatgatgatggtgacccCAGTGATTGTAGCTTTTGTGGGCCAGAGGACCTTCTGTTTGAAGAGTTCCCACGAGATAAGAATGAAGAGGATGAGGAAATGATGAAGGAGCGTAAGAGGGTTAAGACcgaggaggaggaagagcagaCCACCAAGCCTGTGGACGTGAATGGTGGACTAGTG ATTCCTTTACTCTAA